Proteins encoded together in one Hevea brasiliensis isolate MT/VB/25A 57/8 chromosome 16, ASM3005281v1, whole genome shotgun sequence window:
- the LOC110638920 gene encoding ethylene-responsive transcription factor ERF014: protein MVKSEQKIQSGTSKAMAKTSSSAAAAATAASKKKYKGVRMRSWGSWVSEIRAPNQKTRIWLGSYSTAEAAARAYDAALLCLKGSSANLNFPITSSHYIPDTVMSPKSIQRVAAAAANSFVDNATTITTTTTAATSSTSTTPSVSSTPLPSSFSSSPSPSSSMSSSQPDHLDDDVSLMQPFGSYSEPLPMLYDSWYNFEDLQSPKFLDQMFNPPTMTLDDFFEGDIHLWSFAE from the coding sequence ATGGTGAAGTCTGAGCAAAAGATCCAATCAGGGACATCAAAGGCAATGGCAAAAACATCATcatcagcagcagcagcagcaacagcAGCAAGCAAGAAGAAGTACAAGGGAGTGAGGATGAGAAGTTGGGGCTCATGGGTTTCAGAGATAAGAGCACCAAATCAGAAAACAAGAATATGGTTAGGTTCTTATTCTACTGCTGAAGCTGCTGCTAGAGCCTATGATGCGGCACTTTTATGCCTCAAAGGCTCATCAGCTAATCTCAACTTCCCTATCACTTCTTCTCATTACATTCCTGACACTGTTATGTCCCCTAAGTCCATTCAAAGAGTGGCTGCAGCTGCTGCAAATAGCTTTGTGGACAATGCCACCacaatcaccaccaccaccactgccGCCACGTCCTCTACGTCCACCACCCCATCAGTATCATCAACACCTCTTCCCTCATCCTTTTCCTCATCACCCTCACCATCATCCTCCATGTCTTCTTCACAGCCCGATCATCTTGATGACGATGTGTCATTAATGCAGCCTTTTGGGAGCTACAGCGAACCACTTCCTATGCTATACGATTCATGGTACAACTTTGAAGATCTGCAATCGCCCAAGTTTCTCGATCAAATGTTCAATCCACCAACGATGACACTGGATGATTTTTTCGAAGGTGATATTCATCTATGGAGTTTTGCAGAATAG